One part of the Lachnospiraceae bacterium JLR.KK002 genome encodes these proteins:
- a CDS encoding DUF3849 domain-containing protein, giving the protein MVHKCPDIAGVMLFEPDKDKQTEYIKNSYRHKEFTEFYVGEERAGYRADENGLTVWKGSYLNRTAEATISWEAVRDSIAFYMEKGEYLKEGQIPQWEEPKETQSYQQLSLFPTIEEQIGTIEAAQAGEKYTMPAAFSLPEEQLEAILRTGGGRDNSRSRIYAKYQQGKTPEEMAEFLKNEYRTTGKGFDFGSNPISVWFNESGMSIGYGMSAKENPAAVMGWQEIEGVVRSMVENGSYMGANEVFLVDAVERQRVSNDLFNFFRDGIGEIPENIPIKTYNHPESMTNLCELLSTQEGRDVIAGELSHAKEQIEAGEKQIRWRYVKKPEHLLSEIADLSTEKTEYPVQDSVEVLHEDFITQDEIDNRLTGGSGYHHGNFRIYEYFMEGHDRKENIAFLKNEYGTGGGSPALTGSDRSDEWHDSKGIKLGKGRIGDSYTKVLLTWNVVEKRIRELVNADKYLTPKGKEAFAQYKKEQAEEAMRREQEKLEHGVRVECKDAIEKAIAEKFDGYTLPGDTAEGVIRQYGKERVEIVLANTITHLSHDGRFSPNNKEWAKSLVPSADWQTRDYIVTSHPAVLDGFTNQARRYIERDREPEKMAVPEQEAEISGDNIQSPEPENKSSESEKALAERLAEMSVVVKICGALSMKDVVGWNEDTGAVAIEDADRRLEGRAVYDTLFLEAADYVLMQSISGNAEKAVEMDALLKEAQKYAARYENEPGQQREGHAAEVSEAESAGERREENHPDAEPEKRTEEPEQEETVRFTVTETSDAFTEPYAVWDSETQDYYVTGDGTVPTFDTPEEADVFCQNLNGDLQGKEAENIVTEPGTVSEAKDSAEKDDFSDIDTQAVREGLEKAGIVDGHLVDETALENDPFIRQVMGDVETLTGGNPPEPEKVPQKEPEIDKTVAVNYRISFNEAENTRKGFAPKEKFRQNVEAIRTLEKIEGERRTATPEEQEVLAKYVGWGGLADAFDSSKANWANEYQELKNLLSPEEYASARESTLNAHYTSPVIIQAIYEAVGKMGFTRGNVLDPAAGIGNFYGCLPEEMAGSRLYGAELDGITGRIAKQLYPHADIKITGFENTNYPNDFFDVAVGNVPFGQYKVSDRQYDKHNFLIHDYFFAKTLDKVRPGGIVAFVTSKGTMDKKNPEVRKYLAQRAELLGAVRLPNTAFKENAGTEVTSDILFLKKRDRVLDIEPDWVHLTEKDGIVMNQYFADHPEMVLGKMEMVTGAHGMESACLPDDSLPLSAQLNHALSYVEGSIEQADFNEIEDELARENIPADPDVKNYSYTVVDDKVYYRENSIMKPVDVSEKAEQRMKGMVAIRDCTQELINFQLEEYPDDMIKNKQTELNQLYDDFSKKFGLISSQTNKRAFNQDSSYCLLCSLENLDDEGKFIGKADMFSKRTIKKQEVVTSVDTASEALAVSLSEKAGVDLAYMSELADKSVEEITKELAGVIFQNPVTEEWETADEYLSGNVREKLSVARTFAENHPEYAINVSSLESVQPKELDASEIEVRIGATWISTKYIEDFMRETFETPEYLFDRKTMGVQFSGVTGQWNVKGKNADRGNALVNMTYGTGRANAYRILEDSLNLRDTRIFDVVTEDGKEKRVLNKKETMLASQKQEAIREAFKDWVFRDPERRQDLCAKYNELFNSTRPREYDGSHLKFPGMTPDIVLRPHQLNAVAHQLYGDNTLLAHCVGAGKTFEMIAAAMENKRLGLCQKSLFVVPNHLTEQWASDFLRLYPGANILAATKKDFEPANRKKFCSRIATGDYDAVIIGHSQFEKIPLSTERQMAMIERQITEIEMAIEALKAENGERYSIKQMEKTKKSLSTRLSRLNDSSRKDNVVTFEQLGVDRLFVDESHNYKNLFLYTKMRNVAGIAQTEAQKSSDMFAKCQYMDDVICCEL; this is encoded by the coding sequence ATGGTGCATAAATGCCCGGACATTGCCGGGGTAATGCTTTTCGAGCCGGATAAGGATAAACAGACGGAATATATCAAAAACAGTTACAGGCACAAGGAATTTACCGAGTTTTATGTAGGGGAGGAAAGAGCCGGGTACAGGGCGGACGAAAACGGTCTGACGGTCTGGAAGGGGAGCTATTTAAACCGGACAGCGGAAGCAACTATATCATGGGAAGCTGTGAGGGACAGCATCGCCTTTTACATGGAAAAGGGCGAATATCTGAAAGAGGGGCAGATACCGCAGTGGGAAGAACCGAAGGAAACGCAAAGTTACCAGCAGCTTAGTTTATTCCCCACGATAGAGGAACAGATCGGCACGATAGAAGCGGCGCAGGCAGGAGAGAAATATACCATGCCCGCCGCTTTTTCTCTGCCAGAGGAGCAGCTTGAAGCCATTTTACGCACAGGGGGCGGACGGGATAACAGCAGGAGCCGCATTTATGCCAAGTACCAGCAGGGCAAAACGCCGGAGGAAATGGCGGAGTTTCTGAAAAATGAGTACCGTACTACGGGGAAAGGCTTTGATTTTGGCAGCAATCCCATATCCGTCTGGTTCAATGAATCCGGCATGAGCATCGGCTATGGGATGTCCGCAAAGGAAAACCCGGCTGCGGTGATGGGCTGGCAGGAAATAGAGGGCGTTGTCCGTTCTATGGTGGAGAATGGCTCTTACATGGGCGCAAATGAAGTGTTCCTTGTGGATGCGGTGGAACGCCAGAGGGTGTCAAATGACCTGTTCAATTTCTTCCGGGACGGCATCGGGGAAATCCCGGAGAACATACCGATTAAGACTTACAACCACCCGGAGAGCATGACAAACCTCTGCGAGCTTTTATCCACGCAGGAGGGGCGTGATGTCATCGCCGGGGAGCTTTCCCACGCAAAAGAGCAGATTGAAGCCGGGGAAAAGCAGATCAGGTGGCGGTATGTAAAAAAGCCGGAGCATCTGCTTTCAGAGATTGCGGATTTAAGCACAGAGAAAACGGAATACCCGGTACAGGACAGCGTGGAGGTGCTGCATGAGGATTTTATTACACAGGACGAGATAGATAACCGTCTGACGGGTGGAAGTGGCTATCATCATGGGAATTTCCGTATCTATGAATATTTTATGGAGGGGCATGACAGGAAGGAAAATATAGCTTTCCTAAAAAATGAATACGGTACAGGCGGCGGTTCTCCCGCCTTAACTGGTTCAGACCGGAGCGATGAATGGCACGATTCCAAAGGAATCAAATTGGGGAAAGGCAGAATAGGCGATTCATACACAAAAGTGCTTTTAACATGGAACGTGGTGGAGAAGCGCATCAGGGAACTTGTCAATGCGGATAAATACCTTACGCCGAAAGGGAAGGAAGCCTTCGCACAGTACAAAAAAGAGCAGGCGGAGGAAGCCATGCGCCGGGAGCAGGAAAAGCTGGAGCATGGTGTCCGGGTGGAGTGCAAAGATGCCATAGAAAAAGCGATTGCGGAGAAATTTGACGGTTACACACTTCCGGGGGATACCGCAGAGGGCGTTATCCGGCAGTACGGGAAGGAACGGGTAGAGATTGTCCTTGCCAACACAATCACGCACTTATCCCATGACGGGCGTTTTTCCCCAAACAATAAAGAATGGGCGAAAAGCCTTGTGCCTTCCGCTGACTGGCAGACAAGGGATTATATCGTCACTTCACACCCGGCTGTTTTGGACGGTTTTACCAATCAGGCAAGGCGGTATATAGAGCGTGACAGAGAACCGGAAAAAATGGCTGTACCGGAGCAGGAAGCGGAAATTTCCGGGGACAATATTCAGAGTCCCGAACCAGAAAATAAATCCAGTGAAAGTGAGAAAGCACTGGCTGAAAGGCTTGCGGAAATGTCCGTAGTGGTAAAAATCTGCGGTGCGCTGTCCATGAAAGATGTGGTCGGCTGGAACGAGGATACCGGGGCGGTTGCCATAGAGGACGCTGACAGGAGGTTGGAGGGCAGGGCAGTTTATGACACCCTGTTTCTGGAAGCCGCCGATTATGTACTGATGCAGTCAATAAGCGGCAATGCGGAAAAAGCGGTGGAGATGGATGCCCTGCTGAAGGAAGCACAGAAGTATGCGGCACGTTATGAGAACGAGCCGGGACAGCAGAGGGAGGGACACGCTGCGGAAGTATCTGAAGCAGAGTCGGCAGGAGAGCGCCGGGAGGAAAATCACCCGGATGCAGAGCCGGAAAAACGGACAGAAGAACCGGAACAGGAAGAAACAGTACGCTTTACGGTTACGGAAACTTCGGATGCCTTTACAGAGCCTTATGCGGTATGGGACAGCGAAACACAGGATTATTATGTGACAGGCGATGGCACAGTGCCGACATTTGACACACCGGAGGAAGCGGATGTTTTCTGCCAAAATCTCAACGGAGATTTACAGGGGAAAGAAGCAGAAAATATTGTTACAGAGCCGGGAACTGTTTCAGAAGCAAAAGATTCTGCTGAAAAAGATGATTTTTCCGACATTGACACACAGGCTGTCCGGGAAGGTCTGGAAAAAGCCGGGATTGTGGACGGGCATTTAGTAGATGAAACCGCCTTAGAAAACGATCCGTTTATCCGGCAGGTCATGGGTGATGTGGAAACGCTGACCGGGGGCAACCCACCAGAGCCGGAAAAAGTACCACAAAAAGAGCCGGAGATTGATAAAACAGTCGCAGTCAATTACCGTATCTCTTTCAATGAAGCGGAGAATACCAGGAAAGGATTTGCGCCGAAAGAGAAATTCCGGCAGAACGTGGAAGCCATACGAACCCTTGAAAAGATTGAAGGGGAACGCCGCACTGCCACACCGGAGGAACAGGAAGTCTTAGCAAAATATGTGGGGTGGGGCGGTCTTGCCGATGCCTTTGATTCTTCCAAAGCGAACTGGGCGAATGAGTATCAGGAATTAAAGAACCTGTTATCCCCGGAGGAATACGCTTCCGCAAGGGAAAGCACGTTAAATGCCCACTACACAAGCCCGGTCATCATTCAGGCAATCTATGAGGCAGTGGGGAAAATGGGATTTACCAGAGGGAACGTGTTAGATCCCGCCGCAGGCATTGGGAATTTCTATGGCTGTCTGCCGGAGGAAATGGCGGGGAGCAGGCTCTACGGGGCGGAGCTGGACGGGATTACCGGGCGCATCGCAAAACAGCTTTACCCTCATGCGGATATTAAAATCACCGGATTTGAGAATACAAATTATCCCAATGACTTTTTTGACGTGGCGGTGGGAAATGTGCCTTTCGGACAGTATAAAGTGTCTGACAGGCAGTATGACAAGCATAACTTTTTAATCCACGATTATTTTTTCGCAAAGACTTTGGATAAAGTGCGTCCGGGCGGCATTGTTGCCTTTGTCACTTCAAAGGGAACGATGGATAAGAAAAACCCGGAGGTGCGGAAATACCTTGCACAGCGGGCGGAGCTTTTAGGGGCGGTCAGGCTCCCGAACACAGCCTTTAAGGAAAATGCGGGTACGGAGGTCACTTCGGACATTCTGTTCTTAAAGAAGCGTGACCGGGTATTAGACATTGAACCGGACTGGGTGCATCTGACGGAAAAAGACGGTATCGTGATGAACCAGTATTTCGCAGACCACCCGGAAATGGTGCTTGGAAAAATGGAGATGGTTACCGGGGCGCATGGCATGGAGAGCGCCTGTCTGCCGGATGATTCCCTTCCCCTGTCGGCACAGCTTAACCATGCGCTTTCCTATGTGGAGGGCAGCATCGAGCAGGCGGATTTTAACGAGATTGAAGATGAACTGGCAAGGGAGAACATACCCGCCGATCCGGATGTGAAGAATTACAGCTATACCGTAGTGGACGATAAAGTGTATTACCGGGAAAATTCCATTATGAAGCCTGTGGACGTTTCGGAGAAAGCGGAGCAGCGCATGAAGGGCATGGTGGCAATCCGGGACTGCACGCAGGAATTGATAAACTTCCAGTTGGAAGAATACCCGGATGATATGATTAAAAACAAACAGACGGAGTTGAATCAGTTATACGATGATTTCTCCAAGAAATTCGGTCTTATCAGCTCACAGACCAATAAAAGGGCGTTCAATCAGGATTCCAGCTACTGCCTGTTATGTTCCCTTGAAAATCTGGACGATGAGGGGAAGTTTATTGGCAAGGCGGATATGTTCTCGAAACGTACCATTAAAAAGCAGGAAGTTGTGACGAGCGTGGACACAGCCAGCGAAGCGCTGGCGGTATCACTTAGCGAGAAGGCGGGCGTGGATTTAGCCTATATGTCGGAGCTTGCGGACAAGAGCGTGGAGGAAATCACGAAGGAGCTTGCCGGAGTAATCTTCCAGAACCCGGTCACAGAGGAATGGGAAACCGCAGACGAGTATTTAAGCGGGAACGTGCGGGAGAAGCTGTCAGTAGCGAGAACCTTTGCGGAAAACCACCCGGAATATGCCATTAACGTATCCTCACTGGAAAGCGTACAGCCGAAGGAGCTTGACGCATCGGAGATTGAGGTGCGTATCGGCGCTACATGGATTTCCACAAAATATATTGAGGACTTCATGCGTGAAACTTTTGAAACGCCGGAATACCTGTTTGACCGTAAGACAATGGGCGTACAGTTTTCAGGCGTGACCGGGCAGTGGAACGTAAAAGGGAAAAATGCAGACAGGGGAAATGCCCTTGTCAATATGACCTACGGAACAGGCAGGGCAAACGCATACAGGATTTTAGAAGATTCCCTGAACCTTCGTGACACCCGTATCTTTGATGTGGTTACGGAGGACGGGAAGGAAAAGAGAGTCCTCAATAAAAAAGAAACCATGCTTGCAAGCCAGAAGCAGGAAGCCATAAGGGAAGCATTTAAGGACTGGGTATTTCGTGATCCGGAGCGCAGGCAGGATTTATGCGCAAAGTATAACGAGCTTTTCAATTCCACAAGACCGAGGGAATATGACGGTTCGCACTTAAAATTCCCCGGAATGACGCCGGACATCGTACTCAGACCGCACCAGCTTAACGCTGTGGCGCATCAGTTATACGGGGACAACACGCTCCTTGCCCATTGCGTGGGTGCGGGAAAGACCTTTGAAATGATTGCGGCGGCAATGGAAAATAAGAGGTTGGGATTGTGCCAAAAGAGCTTATTTGTCGTGCCAAACCATTTGACGGAGCAGTGGGCGAGTGACTTCCTGCGCCTGTATCCGGGGGCGAATATCTTAGCGGCAACCAAGAAGGATTTTGAACCCGCAAACCGGAAAAAGTTCTGCTCCCGGATAGCGACAGGGGATTATGACGCTGTGATTATCGGTCACAGTCAGTTCGAGAAAATCCCGCTTTCCACCGAAAGGCAGATGGCGATGATTGAAAGGCAGATAACAGAAATTGAAATGGCAATCGAAGCCCTCAAAGCGGAGAATGGCGAGCGTTACTCCATTAAACAGATGGAAAAGACAAAAAAATCACTTTCTACCAGATTAAGCCGCTTAAACGATTCCAGCCGGAAAGACAATGTTGTGACCTTTGAACAGTTGGGCGTGGATCGGCTGTTTGTAGATGAAAGCCATAACTATAAGAACCTCTTTTTATACACAAAGATGAGGAATGTGGCGGGCATCGCACAGACGGAAGCGCAGAAATCTTCGGATATGTTTGCCAAGTGCCAGTACATGGACGATGTGATATGTTGTGAACTGTAG
- a CDS encoding TnpV protein produces the protein MKAKRRTYNLPHRPGTPGKGEIIMNLTYEKNGDYMIPMLKMDEQPEGTLTKYGLMRKNYLQEHKKGIYTGLLLKGKLKEHLLTIQEQAEQRMELLTGQMMKQEGVTEKLKAENQMLWVQKMNNIRHSAEEIVLKELVYSL, from the coding sequence ATGAAAGCGAAACGGAGGACGTACAACTTACCACACAGACCGGGAACGCCGGGGAAAGGGGAAATAATAATGAATCTGACCTACGAGAAGAACGGGGATTACATGATACCGATGTTGAAGATGGACGAGCAGCCGGAGGGGACGCTCACGAAATACGGACTGATGAGGAAGAACTACTTACAGGAACACAAGAAGGGGATTTACACCGGGCTTCTGCTGAAAGGGAAGCTGAAAGAGCATCTTCTGACCATTCAGGAGCAGGCGGAGCAGAGGATGGAATTACTGACCGGGCAGATGATGAAGCAGGAGGGAGTGACGGAAAAACTCAAGGCAGAGAACCAGATGCTCTGGGTTCAGAAGATGAACAACATCAGGCACTCGGCGGAGGAAATCGTACTGAAAGAGCTGGTATACAGCCTGTAA
- a CDS encoding helix-turn-helix transcriptional regulator: MFTTGDKLLNVMKEEEISIMELSRMSGVPERTIMDILAGIREPELGVVCRIADGLGICVHELRADEEQYAISVQKDTLAKLIVVSEINGVELEELIHTILEKGIEEHGFYE, encoded by the coding sequence ATGTTTACAACCGGGGATAAGCTATTAAACGTGATGAAAGAGGAAGAAATTAGTATTATGGAGCTTTCCAGAATGTCGGGAGTGCCGGAGAGGACAATCATGGATATTCTGGCGGGCATCAGAGAGCCGGAGCTTGGCGTGGTGTGCAGGATTGCGGACGGGCTTGGCATCTGCGTCCATGAGCTTCGTGCCGATGAGGAACAGTATGCCATATCTGTACAGAAAGATACCCTTGCAAAGCTGATTGTGGTCAGTGAGATAAACGGTGTAGAGCTGGAGGAACTGATACATACCATTTTGGAAAAAGGCATTGAGGAACATGGTTTCTATGAGTGA